The following coding sequences lie in one Saccopteryx bilineata isolate mSacBil1 chromosome X, mSacBil1_pri_phased_curated, whole genome shotgun sequence genomic window:
- the LOC136317159 gene encoding paraneoplastic antigen-like protein 5, giving the protein MAVALLEDWCKGMDLDPRKALLIVGIPMECTEDEIKETVRASLQPLCPYKVLGRMFRREDNAKAVFIELGDTVNYATMPSKIPGKGGAWEVVVKPRNPDDEFLNRLSYFLKDEGRRMVDVVRALGCSTPTEGREPEDVSPVKEIDLPPPKESTWYRKLKMFSGTASPGPGEENFEVWLEQVTEVMQMWQVSEVEKRRRLLESLHGPALSVMRVLRANNDSITVEQCLDALKQLFGDKEDYRTSQFKFLQTFQNIGEKISAFLVRLEPLLQKSVQHSPLSLRSADMIRLKHILTRANMNNTLRGKLELLDQRGCPPTFLELMKLVRDEEECETTMAAEKQKQRFIGKGHKASKRQVSEETSVPAPQVTIQARSFCESGTQTAQEGIALPLKHMKLSYCSEDEGQSQATCPMVENQPPAKQRPQLAAEELGNEVGAGAMGHPEP; this is encoded by the coding sequence ATGGCCGTGGCACTGTTAGAGGACTGGTGCAAGGGGATGGATCTGGACCCCAGGAAGGCCCTGCTGATTGTGGGGATCCCTATGGAGTGTACTGAGGATGAAATTAAAGAGACTGTGAGGGCAAGCTTACAGCCCCTGTGTCCATACAAGGTGCTGGGAAGAATGTTCAGAAGGGAAGACAATGCTAAGGCAGTCTTCATCGAATTGGGCGACACTGTCAATTATGCTACAATGCCCAGTAAGATACCAGGAAAAGGAGGTGCCTGGGAAGTGGTGGTAAAACCTCGTAACCCAGATGATGAATTCCTCAATAGGCTCAGCTACTTCCTGAAGGATGAGGGCCGGAGAATGGTGGATGTGGTCAGAGCCCTGGGGTGTAGCACTCCCACTGAGGGCAGGGAGCCAGAGGATGTTTCCCCAGTCAAAGAGATAGATTTGCCACCTCCAAAGGAAAGCACGTGGTACCGAAAACTCAAAATGTTTTCGGGAACTGCCTCTCCAGGCCCAGGGGAAGAGAACTTTGAAGTCTGGCTGGAGCAGGTCACTGAGGTGATGCAGATGTGGCAAGTGTCTGAGGTGGAAAAGAGGCGGCGTTTGCTGGAGAGCCTACACGGTCCTGCCCTATCTGTCATGCGGGTGCTCCGGGCCAACAATGACTCTATAACTGTGGAGCAATGCTTGGACGCCCTGAAGCAGCTCTTTGGGGATAAAGAGGACTATAGAACCTCACAGTTTAAGTTCCTCCAGACCTTTCAGAATATTGGCGAGAAAATCTCTGCATTTTTGGTGCGCTTAGAGCCCCTGCTGCAGAAATCCGTACAGCACAGCCCCTTGTCATTGCGAAGTGCTGATATGATTCGCCTGAAACACATCCTCACTAGGGCCAACATGAACAACACCCTCCGGGGCAAGCTCGAGCTCCTGGATCAGCGAGGTTGTCCTCCCACTTTTCTGGAGTTAATGAAGCTTGTTCGAGATGAAGAGGAGTGTGAGACCACCATGGCAGCGGAGAAGCAGAAGCAACGTTTTATAGGAAAGGGCCACAAAGCCTCCAAAAGACAGGTATCAGAAGAAACCAGTGTTCCTGCACCTCAGGTCACCATTCAGGCCAGGTCATTTTGTGAAAGCGGTACTCAGACCGCTCAGGAAGGGATTGCCCTGCCATTGAAGCACATGAAACTGTCCTACTGTAGTGAAGACGAAGGCCAAAGCCAGGCCACATGCCCTATGGTCGAAAACCAACCACCAGCAAAGCAGAGGCCTCAGCTTGCCGCAGAAGAGTTGGGAAACGAAGTGGGGGCCGGGGCTATGGGCCACCCCGAGCCCTAG